One window from the genome of Epinephelus moara isolate mb chromosome 21, YSFRI_EMoa_1.0, whole genome shotgun sequence encodes:
- the si:ch211-13f8.1 gene encoding uncharacterized protein si:ch211-13f8.1 encodes MEEEKVVDNIQAKSSSPLPTGVPINWGLITGPVPEPVFPAPSLSTQLPPTESSAVHALQTKVKSLTQRRTRGRDREKERERLDTEVLVSSPTGQISSEVLLRQRPRGKGPVPLPALSWRSGAGKTLSSSDEEEEVEVQVSFEIHSPPAEARGEPLLQEGEKSEDERSEKNEDRVSSLTGQLCGLGEGTSLESLVSDNSSSSKDDPSPPPRLPVLSCFPVTTSAPAASSISSSTSTRHWAPPKGFWRVARPETLLLNGVVPNNIPSSLPLKDHTQTEVLAEPQMKSKPAETGTKSDVGSVADITDASSELKLSDSVESYLDRCEQKETDAGDVAKGLCNSDSWESVSSQSGVVSADEKLKVKQRAYAKLRERQQNCKEERDQSGEESASCYGDATCRADCTGAHGALDSSDSAILAQELEPYLRSLLVITDELPLSPRHEQAKRLLERARLKARSNHIKGDRPCRRSHSDQRSTVKKQQVESPSPTPEQKAVQTKEDHVAQTGSGPLLIPNQRSTSPIDQGGRSRRYGCSPTRVRFEDESEKEAESRYLDRVRQRSRPGQPKSKSKDSNTDSSSSGSERSRSHRSVSMPPQKQEVVGVSSEPTTVIKEIIVLVKKCEACGSVVREPQPVSSPSEPKNTEPKQPEDPREKVAPRWVPHNKPEASTRPKAPLTVTFAGAYVLGENKESSTGWKSSGFGKLRRRSRKGESRLESGHGPYGPSWAQRRNSNPRNRVNLSRAVSFAPDSPVALEPRLLDGLRESPPPSLPIKSALKSSSRNRSVAGQSTVQFQMTSNQGGEGGPSALLDSPEARRECAAALTQGTPATSSQVPCIRPSTLRYSPARLTTDLPAAELWDATPDGSGLSDPGSGPECRPALRGLAMSRAEDLRAELLRAEHLKAEALWEENSDGSRKLDGRPKLFLRRFFSSIGLNSVGRLVKGGRSSSMEHLSIPTAPRVSSASPSPTRRPQPTIRMQRTPSLQTLHTVLPLAQLRKASSVQSLERRTERSTILGEVQIPYGLAPSPDSPQLELHRALSVEDVLPSRIARPVGRVTQAFPDGTLLLELVRPPNGPFGFVISRGKGRPDTGVYVEKVGDGGPEGPYTGLLGIGDEILQVNGEAVAGLSLDHVTRLMTRESTASLRIMPARRNQR; translated from the exons AtggaggaagagaaggtggTTGATAATATCCAAGCAAAATCCAGCTCCCCTTTACCTACTGGGGTTCCCATTAACTGGGGGCTCATCACTGGCCCTGTCCCTGAACCGGTGTTCCCAGCACCGTCTCTGAGCACTCAACTTCCACCTACTGAGAGTTCCGCTGTGCACGCACTGCAGACCAAGGTGAAGTCGCTCACGCAGAGAAGGACAAGAGGGAGAGATCGGGAGAAAGAACGAGAGAGGTTGGACACGGAGGTCTTAGTGAGCAGTCCGACCGGGCAGATTTCATCTGAAGTCCTTCTCAGGCAGAGGCCCAGAGGAAAGGGTCCAGTACCTCTGCCTGCCCTCTCCTGGCGATCAGGTGCTGGGAAGACCttgagcagcagtgatgaagaggaggaggtagagGTGCAAGTCAGTTTTGAGATCCACAGCCCTCCAGCTGAAGCACGAGGAGAGCCGCTGCTtcaggagggagagaaaagtgAAGATGAGAGGTCAGAGAAAAATGAGGACCGGGTCAGTTCTCTGACAGGCCAGCTTTGTGGACTTGGGGAGGGCACGAGTCTGGAGAGTCTTGTGTCTGATAACTCAAGCAGCAGTAAGGATGacccatcccctcctcctcgtctACCTGTGCTCTCCTGTTTTCCTGTCACCACCTCTGCTCCTGCAGCATCGTCCATTTCTTCCTCCACGTCAACCAGACATTGGGCACCACCCAAGGGCTTCTGGAGAGTGGCACGCCCTGAGACACTGCTTCTAAATGGGGTTGTCCCGAACAACATACCCTCCTCTTTACCTCTGAAGGACCACACTCAGACAGAAGTATTGGCAGAGCCTCAAATGAAGTCTAAACCAGCTGAAACAGGCACCAAGAGCGATGTGGGAAGTGTGGCAGATATCACTGACGCATCCTCAGAACTCAAACTCTCGGACAGTGTGGAGAGCTACCTGGACAGGTGTGAGCAGAAGGAGACAGACGCTGGTGATGTAGCCAAAGGACTGTGCAATTCAGACAGCTGGGAGAGCGTGTCCTCTCAAAGTGGGGTGGTCTCTGCTGATgagaagctgaaggtgaagcaGAGAGCTTATGCAAAGTTGAGGGAAAGACAACAAAACTGCAAGGAGGAGAGAGATCAGAGTGGAGAAGAAAGTGCCAGCTGTTATGGAGACGCGACATGCAGAGCGGACTGTACAG GTGCACATGGGGCTTTGGACAGCTCAGACTCAGCCATCCTTGCGCAGGAACTTGAACCCTATCTGAG GTCACTTCTTGTAATCACTGATGAGCTCCCTCTGAGCCCGAGACACGAGCAAGCCAAGCGTCTTCTGGAGCGAGCACGACTCAAGGCTCGCTCCAATCACATTAAAGGCGATCGCCCCTGCAGACGCTCCCATTCCGATCAGAGATCCACTGT AAAGAAGCAGCAAGTTGAGTCTCCCAGTCCAACACCAGAGCAGAAAGCTGTTCAAACCAAAGAAGATCATGTGGCTCAAACTGGATCCGGTCCCCTCCTCATCCCAAACCAAAGAAGCACTTCCCCCATTGATCAAGGTGGTCGATCCAGACGCTATGGTTGCTCGCCCACACGGGTGCGCTTCGAGGACGAATCAGAGAAAGAAGCAGAGTCTCGGTACTTGGATAGGGTGAGGCAGCGTAGCAGGCCCGGGCAGCCAAAGTCCAAGAGTAAAGACAGCAATACAGATTCTAGCAGCAGTGGTTCAGAGAGGAGCAGAAGCCATAGAAGTGTCtccatgcctccacagaaacaAGAAGTTGTGGGTGTCAGTAGTGAACCCACAACAGTGATTAAAGAGATAATAGTGCTGGTGAAGAAGTGTGAGGCATGTGGCTCTGTAGTCAGGGAGCCTCAGCCAGTCTCATCACCGTCAGAGCCAAAGAACACTGAGCCAAAGCAGCCTGAGGACCCACGGGAGAAAGTGGCTCCTCGCTGGGTGCCTCATAACAAGCCAGAGGCAAGCACTCGTCCTAAAGCTCCTCTAACTGTCACCTTTGCCGGAGCTTACGTGCTGGGGGAAAATAAAGAGAGCAGCACAGGGTGGAAATCATCAGGGTTTGGAAAACTTAGGAGAAGGAGCAGGAAGGGTGAAAGTCGGTTGGAGTCTGGCCATGGCCCTTACGGTCCATCTTGGGCTCAGCGGCGTAACTCAAATCCCAGGAACAGGGTCAACTTGAGCAGAGCTGTTTCCTTTGCCCCAGATAGCCCCGTCGCTCTGGAGCCCCGCTTGCTGGACGGATTAAGGGAATCACCTCCCCCATCGCTGCCTATCAAGTCAGCCCTGAAGTCAAGTTCAAGAAATCGCTCTGTTGCAGGTCAGTCCACAGTTCAGTTCCAGATGACCTCAAATCAGGGAGGTGAGGGAGGACCATCTGCCCTCCTGGACTCTCCAGAGGCAAGAAGGGAGTGCGCAGCGGCTTTGACCCAAGGGACCCCTGCAACAAGCAGCCAGGTGCCCTGTATCAGGCCCTCCACCCTGAGGTACTCTCCGGCCCGGCTCACCACTGACCTGCCAGCTGCTGAACTCTGGGATGCCACTCCAGATGGATCAG GTCTGAGTGACCCTGGTTCTGGTCCTGAGTGTCGCCCCGCTCTGCGCGGCCTGGCCATGTCTCGGGCCGAGGAcctcagagcagagctgctgagaGCAGAACACCTGAAAGCTGAGGCCTTATGGGAGGAAAACTCTGACGGCTCCAG AAAGCTGGATGGACGGCCAAAGCTCTTCCTGCGTCGCTTCTTTTCCTCTATTGGTCTGAACAGTGTTGGTAGACTAGTGAAAGGAGGCCGCTCCAGCAGCATGGAGCACCTCAGTATCCCCACGGCCCCACGGGTCAGCTCTGCATCCCCAAGCCCCACACGCAGACCCCAGCCCACCATCCGCATGCAGAGGACACCCTCACTGCAAACCCTGCACACG GTGCTGCCACTGGCCCAACTGCGCAAAGcctcctctgtgcagagtttagagaggagaacagagcgTTCAACAATACTGGGAGAGGTGCAGATACCGTACGGCCTGGCGCCCAG CCCCGACAGCCCTCAGCTGGAGCTTCACCGGGCCCTGAGTGTCGAGGATGTCCTCCCCTCCAGAATTGCGCGTCCAGTAGGTCGGGTCACCCAGGCTTTCCCCGATGGGACCCTCCTCCTGGAGCTCGTCAGACCCCCAAACGGTCCCTTTGGTTTTGTCATCTCAAGGGGCAAAGGCAGACCAGACACAG GTGTGTATGTAGAGAAGGTGGGTGACGGTGGCCCTGAAGGCCCTTACACAGGTCTCCTTGGCATCGGTGATGAAATTCTGCAGGTGAACGGAGAGGCAGTGGCTGGACTCAGTCTGGACCATGTGACGCGGCTCATGACCCGGGAGAGCACCGCTTCCCTTCGGATCATGCCGGCCCGACGCAACCAGCGCTGA
- the rc3h1b gene encoding roquin-1 isoform X1 has protein sequence MPVQAPQWTEFLLCPICTQTFEETVRRPISLGCGHTVCKMCLNKLHRKACPFDQTAISTDIEQLPVNTALLQLVGGQVPKAQPVALITSPEDSQHYEEARQCVEELALYLKPLSNTRGVGLSSTAQSMLSRPMQRKLVTLVHCQLVEEEGRVRAMRAARSLGERTVTELILQHQNPQQLSSNLWAAVRARGCQFLGPAMQEEALKLVLLALEDGSALSRKVLVLFVVQRLEPRFPQASKTSIGHVVQLLYRASCFKVTKRDEDSSLMQLKEEFRTYEALRREHDSQIVQIAMEGGLRIAPDQWSSLLYGDQSHKSHMQSIIDKLQTPASFAQSVQELTIALQRTGDPANLNRLRPHLELLANIDPSPDAPPPTWEQLEKGLVAVKTVVHGLVDFIQNHSKKGADPQQPPQHSKYKTYMCRDMKQKGGCPRGASCTFAHSQEELEKYRKMNKRLAARLPGSGGLMPDEGLPLDVAVTRKPSPLTNGSGGPSLPQLIARGTDTVPYELLRKPMKMDGGSPSAPGSPPDPLDPVLTKPGMPLPPHAMAHPRMPVDHLSGVKHMPVVARGSPVYPQPQLPEMCYDTRPPPSASQYEPPQYPTGYPYQQPPQYVPRDYMRNPPPPSESGPPYQDPYPGYGPPERSYQAPHSGPPFSYPHPPHHDRGRHGTYTGPPPPPQPYPSQRDGLVRMSPAPLDIPPQSAGQANSLYHQEPSTRDRYPPDGYYTPSAQPPPMRAYVRGPSYSGSQPSLDYLHRRRQELLSQLEERKVISPPPFAASPTLPHPFPSDYPPEYGEESSKTMVKCREPDYAGQYSPWSCETIGSYIGTKDAKPKDVMVPGTMDMMNAEAKGLREPSLEAPRRGAEVKDDDPIIPFGPQPTVSRFGAISRTSKTGYQTTGPVQAMASTPQNPSSKHMAMPAEYTYGSHVGWGGASYPSHPTAASTQGHFSERLPMAEREQLKIELQQVNQQINQQTQMRSMEAASNSLLLQREASALAGQPVQPSQGQAAAAQQQQSQQQQQQQPKWPAGGASSTAVSSEQLSLELHQVEREIGKRTREMALENQVAHDVQQYKMKPAENGQPEHKTQLEEISLALGEVSNGSSSLQESAVGGSMLSLTNKTSALSLCSDPGATGSEMQKNGVVHSCS, from the exons ATGCCAGTGCAAGCACCACAATGGACCGAGTTCCTGCTGTGCCCAATCTGCACACAGACATTTGAGGAGACTGTTCGCCGGCCCATCAGCTTGGGCTGTGGACATACTGTCTGCAAGATGTGCCTGAACAAGTTGCACCGAAAGGCCTGTCCCTTTGACCAGACAGCCATTAGTACAGACATCGAGCAGCTACCTGTCAACACAGCCCTGTTGCAGCTGGTGGGAGGCCAG GTTCCTAAGGCTCAGCCAGTTGCCTTGATTACCAGTCCAGAGGACTCGCAGCATTATGAGGAGGCCAGGCAGTGTGTGGAGGAGCTGGCCCTCTACCTCAAACCTCTCAGCAACACCAGAG GTGTGGGTCTGAGCAGCACGGCCCAGAGCATGCTGAGTCGACCCATGCAGAGGAAACTGGTAACTCTGGTCCACTGCcagctggtggaggaggagggccgAGTGAGAGCCATGAGAGCTGCCCGCTCTCTGGGTGAGCGAACCGTCACAGAACTCATCTTGCAGCACCAGAATCCACAGCAGCTCTCCTCCAATCTGTGGGCCGCCGTGCGTGCGCGAGGATGTCAGTTTCTAGGCCCAG ccaTGCAGGAGGAAGCTCTAAAGTTGGTCCTTCTCGCTCTAGAGGATGGCTCTGCACTGTCCAGGAAGGTGTTGGTTCTTTTTGTAGTCCAGAGGCTTGAGCCACGTTTCCCACAGGCCTCTAAGACTAGCATAGGCCATGTGGTGCAGCTCCTCTACCGGGCCTCCTGCTTCAAG GTGACCAAACGTGATGAAGACTCATCCCTGATGCAGCTGAAAGAGGAGTTCCGTACTTACGAGGCTCTGCGGCGTGAGCACGACTCTCAGATAGTTCAGATTGCCATGGAGGGTGGGCTGCGCATCGCACCTGACCAGTGGTCCTCTCTGTTATATGGAGATCAATCTCACAAGTCACACATGCAGTCTATCATAGATAAG CTGCAGACCCCAGCGTCTTTTGCTCAGAGTGTCCAGGAGCTGACGATTGCGCTTCAGAGGACTGGAGACCCAGCCAACCTCAACAGGCTGCGGCCCCACCTAGAACTACTGGCCAACATTGATCCAAGTCCTg ATGCTCCCCCTCCCACATGGGAGCAGCTTGAGAAAGGGTTAGTAGCAGTCAAAACAGTGGTGCATGGCCTGGTGGACTTCATCCAGAACCACAGCAAGAAGGGAGCTGACCCTCAACAG CCTCCTCAGCACAGCAAGTACAAGACATACATGTGTCGTGACATGAAGCAGAAGGGAGGCTGTCCTCGTGGAGCCAGCTGCACCTTTGCTCATTCTCAGGAAGAACTGGAGAA GTATCGTAAGATGAATAAGCGTCTGGCAGCTCGCCTCCCTGGCTCTGGAGGGCTCATGCCAGATGAGGGCCTTCCTCTTGATGTAGCAGTGACCCGGAAGCCTTCACCCCTCACCAACGGCAGTGGTGGACCCTCTTTGCCCCAGCTCATTGCCCGCGGCACCGACACAGTCCCATATGAACTGTTGCGCAAACCCATGAAGATGGACGGAGGGAGTCCCAGTGCCCCAGGATCACCACCTGATCC CCTGGACCCTGTGCTGACCAAACCTGGTATGCCTTTGCCACCTCATGCCATGGCCCACCCAAGGATGCCAGTGGACCACCTCTCTGGGGTGAAGCACATGCCTGTGGTAGCCAGAGGTTCACCGGTGTACCCCCAGCCACAGCTCCCTGAGATGTGCTACGACACTCGCCCACCACCTTCTGCTTCTCAATATGAGCCCCCACAGTACCCCACAG GGTACCCGTACCAACAGCCACCACAGTACGTCCCTCGGGATTACATGCGTAACCCTCCTCCCCCCAGTGAGTCAGGACCACCTTACCAGGACCCCTACCCTGGCTACGGCCCTCCAGAGCGCTCCTACCAGGCCCCTCACTCTGGTCCACCTTTCTCTTACCCTCACCCTCCTCACCATGACCGAGGTCGCCACGGGACCTACACTGGCCCACCACCTCCCCCACAGCCTTACCCATCACAGAGGGATGGCCTGGTCAGAATGAGTCCCGCACCTCTGGATATTCCCCCACAGTCAGCAGGACAGGCTAACTCGCTTTACCACCAGGAGCCCAGTACACGTGATAGATACCCACCAGATGGCTACTACACACCCAGTGCCCAGCCTCCACCCATGAGGGCTTACGTCAGG gGGCCATCATATAGTGGTTCACAGCCCAGCCTGGACTACCTGCACCGACGTCGACAGGAGCTGTTATCCCAGCTGGAGGAAAGGAAGGTCATCTCCCCTCCTCCATTCGCCGCCTCCCCCACTCTGCCTCATCCCTTCCCCAGCGACTACCCCCCAGAG TATGGCGAGGAGAGCTCCAAAACCATGGTGAAATGCAGAGAGCCTGACTATGCAGGGCAGTACTCTCCCTGGTCTTGTGAGACCATCGGCTCCTACATTGGCACAAAGGACGCCAAACCCAAAGACGTTATGGTGCCTGGTACCATGGACATGATG AACGCAGAGGCTAAGGGTCTGAGGGAACCGTCTCTGGAGGCTCCTCGGAGGGGTGCAGAAGTCAAAGACGATGACCCCATTATCCCTTTTGGCCCCCAGCCCACTGTGTCGCGCTTCGGGGCCATCTCCCGCACCTCAAAGACGGGCTACCAGACCACAGGCCCTGTGCAGGCTATGGCATCCACTCCCCAGAACCCAAGCTCTAAACATATGGCCATGCCAG CAGAATACACATATGGAAGCCATGTAGGATGGGGTGGAGCTTCATACCCCTCCCACCCAACTGCCGCCTCCACTCAGGGACACTTCAGTGAGCG CCTGCCtatggcagagagagagcagttAAAGATTGAGCTGCAGCAGGTCAACCAGCAGATCAACCAACAGACCCAGATGCGAAGCATGGAG GCTGCCAGTAACTCTTTGCTGCTGCAGCGGGAGGCCAGTGCATTGGCGGGCCAGCCTGTGCAGCCCAGCCAGGGCCAAGCAGCAGcggctcagcagcagcagtcacaacagcagcagcagcaacagcccaagtggccagcagggggagcgAGTTCAACAGCTGTCTCCAGTGAACAGCTAAGCCTGGAGCTCCaccaggtggagagagagatCGGCAAGAGGACCCGAGAGATGGCTTTG
- the tal1 gene encoding T-cell acute lymphocytic leukemia protein 1 homolog: MMEKRQPELRPGSPDAESGPGKREDSSIISRLNGCKEEEEPRREEGEKERGGSFKGVEETDDVPLQNSSNGTSISIIINGVAKETASHNALDLKREVPVIELSRRDAIKAVEQRTESHLVPITELRRPPPLPLPPPQRDDARMVQLSPNAFPVPARAMLYNLAQPLAAINSLGGESEQYSMYPSNRVKRRPAPYEVELDEGRRILDLYKYAGQPKIVRRIFTNSRERWRQQNVNGAFAELRKLIPTHPPDKKLSKNEILRLAMKYISFLSNLLEDQDGGRNVGSTTDGETGLLVGVGAHEGGPQGGPHQDTVVGLARDDLLETMSPGSSCGSLPDGDGEGSPESFMEEQDSPPAPRTLTASRGPPLHLAARELRRNGRSLDGSSRR, encoded by the exons ATGATGGAAAAACGGCAGCCGGAGCTTCGTCCTGGAAGTCCTGACGCAGAGTCCGGTCCTGGAAAGCGGGAGGACTCCTCCATCATCTCCAGACTGAACGGATgcaaggaggaagaggagccgaggagagaggagggggagaaggagaggggagggagcTTCAAGGGGGTTGAGGAGACGGATGACGTTCCTCTGCAGAACTCGAGCAACGGGACCAgcatcagcatcatcatcaaCGGCGTTGCCAAGGAAACTGCCTCTCACAACGCCCTTGACCTGAAAAGGGAAGTGCCGGTGATCGAGCTCTCCAGGAGGGACGCTATAAAAGCGGTGGAGCAGAGGACTGAAAGCCATTTGGTGCCGATCACGGAACTTCGCAGACCTCCACCGCTGCCGCTGCCGCCGCCGCAACGAGACGACGCTCGAATGGTCCAACTGAGCCCAAACGCGTTTCCTGTCCCGGCCCGGGCGATGCTCTACAACCTGGCGCAGCCTCTCGCCGCCATCAACAG TCTCGGAGGGGAGTCGGAGCAGTACAGCATGTACCCCAGCAACAGGGTAAAGCGCCGCCCGGCGCCTTATGAGGTTGAACTCGACGAGGGTAGGCGCATTTTAGATCTTTATAAGTATG CTGGCCAGCCAAAGATTGTGCGCCGTATCTTCACTAACAGTCGTGAACGTTGGCGGCAGCAGAACGTAAACGGGGCATTTGCCGAGCTACGCAAACTCATCCCCACTCACCCCCCAGACAAGAAGCTGAGCAAGAATGAGATTCTGCGGCTCGCTATGAAGTACATCAGCTTCCTCTCCAACCTCCTCGAGGAccaggatggagggaggaatgTTGGCAGCACAACTGATGGGGAAACAGGGCTGCTGGTTGGGGTCGGGGCCCATGAGGGGGGCCCTCAGGGTGGACCACATCAGGACACAGTGGTGGGCTTGGCCAGGGATGACCTTCTGGAGACAATGTCTCCAGGCTCCAGTTGTGGAAGCCTGCCTGATGGCGATGGTGAGGGCAGTCCTGAGAGCTTTATGGAGGAGCAGGACTCACCTCCAGCTCCAAGGACTCTAACGGCTTCACGTGGGCCCCCGCTGCATCTAGCTGCTCGGGAGCTGAGGCGCAATGGCCGCTCTTTAGATGGCTCCAGTCGCCGATGA
- the rc3h1b gene encoding roquin-1 isoform X2, with protein MPVQAPQWTEFLLCPICTQTFEETVRRPISLGCGHTVCKMCLNKLHRKACPFDQTAISTDIEQLPVNTALLQLVGGQVPKAQPVALITSPEDSQHYEEARQCVEELALYLKPLSNTRGVGLSSTAQSMLSRPMQRKLVTLVHCQLVEEEGRVRAMRAARSLGERTVTELILQHQNPQQLSSNLWAAVRARGCQFLGPAMQEEALKLVLLALEDGSALSRKVLVLFVVQRLEPRFPQASKTSIGHVVQLLYRASCFKVTKRDEDSSLMQLKEEFRTYEALRREHDSQIVQIAMEGGLRIAPDQWSSLLYGDQSHKSHMQSIIDKLQTPASFAQSVQELTIALQRTGDPANLNRLRPHLELLANIDPSPDAPPPTWEQLEKGLVAVKTVVHGLVDFIQNHSKKGADPQQPPQHSKYKTYMCRDMKQKGGCPRGASCTFAHSQEELEKYRKMNKRLAARLPGSGGLMPDEGLPLDVAVTRKPSPLTNGSGGPSLPQLIARGTDTVPYELLRKPMKMDGGSPSAPGSPPDPLDPVLTKPGMPLPPHAMAHPRMPVDHLSGVKHMPVVARGSPVYPQPQLPEMCYDTRPPPSASQYEPPQYPTGYPYQQPPQYVPRDYMRNPPPPSESGPPYQDPYPGYGPPERSYQAPHSGPPFSYPHPPHHDRGRHGTYTGPPPPPQPYPSQRDGLVRMSPAPLDIPPQSAGQANSLYHQEPSTRDRYPPDGYYTPSAQPPPMRAYVRGPSYSGSQPSLDYLHRRRQELLSQLEERKVISPPPFAASPTLPHPFPSDYPPEYGEESSKTMVKCREPDYAGQYSPWSCETIGSYIGTKDAKPKDVMVPGTMDMMNAEAKGLREPSLEAPRRGAEVKDDDPIIPFGPQPTVSRFGAISRTSKTGYQTTGPVQAMASTPQNPSSKHMAMPEYTYGSHVGWGGASYPSHPTAASTQGHFSERLPMAEREQLKIELQQVNQQINQQTQMRSMEAASNSLLLQREASALAGQPVQPSQGQAAAAQQQQSQQQQQQQPKWPAGGASSTAVSSEQLSLELHQVEREIGKRTREMALENQVAHDVQQYKMKPAENGQPEHKTQLEEISLALGEVSNGSSSLQESAVGGSMLSLTNKTSALSLCSDPGATGSEMQKNGVVHSCS; from the exons ATGCCAGTGCAAGCACCACAATGGACCGAGTTCCTGCTGTGCCCAATCTGCACACAGACATTTGAGGAGACTGTTCGCCGGCCCATCAGCTTGGGCTGTGGACATACTGTCTGCAAGATGTGCCTGAACAAGTTGCACCGAAAGGCCTGTCCCTTTGACCAGACAGCCATTAGTACAGACATCGAGCAGCTACCTGTCAACACAGCCCTGTTGCAGCTGGTGGGAGGCCAG GTTCCTAAGGCTCAGCCAGTTGCCTTGATTACCAGTCCAGAGGACTCGCAGCATTATGAGGAGGCCAGGCAGTGTGTGGAGGAGCTGGCCCTCTACCTCAAACCTCTCAGCAACACCAGAG GTGTGGGTCTGAGCAGCACGGCCCAGAGCATGCTGAGTCGACCCATGCAGAGGAAACTGGTAACTCTGGTCCACTGCcagctggtggaggaggagggccgAGTGAGAGCCATGAGAGCTGCCCGCTCTCTGGGTGAGCGAACCGTCACAGAACTCATCTTGCAGCACCAGAATCCACAGCAGCTCTCCTCCAATCTGTGGGCCGCCGTGCGTGCGCGAGGATGTCAGTTTCTAGGCCCAG ccaTGCAGGAGGAAGCTCTAAAGTTGGTCCTTCTCGCTCTAGAGGATGGCTCTGCACTGTCCAGGAAGGTGTTGGTTCTTTTTGTAGTCCAGAGGCTTGAGCCACGTTTCCCACAGGCCTCTAAGACTAGCATAGGCCATGTGGTGCAGCTCCTCTACCGGGCCTCCTGCTTCAAG GTGACCAAACGTGATGAAGACTCATCCCTGATGCAGCTGAAAGAGGAGTTCCGTACTTACGAGGCTCTGCGGCGTGAGCACGACTCTCAGATAGTTCAGATTGCCATGGAGGGTGGGCTGCGCATCGCACCTGACCAGTGGTCCTCTCTGTTATATGGAGATCAATCTCACAAGTCACACATGCAGTCTATCATAGATAAG CTGCAGACCCCAGCGTCTTTTGCTCAGAGTGTCCAGGAGCTGACGATTGCGCTTCAGAGGACTGGAGACCCAGCCAACCTCAACAGGCTGCGGCCCCACCTAGAACTACTGGCCAACATTGATCCAAGTCCTg ATGCTCCCCCTCCCACATGGGAGCAGCTTGAGAAAGGGTTAGTAGCAGTCAAAACAGTGGTGCATGGCCTGGTGGACTTCATCCAGAACCACAGCAAGAAGGGAGCTGACCCTCAACAG CCTCCTCAGCACAGCAAGTACAAGACATACATGTGTCGTGACATGAAGCAGAAGGGAGGCTGTCCTCGTGGAGCCAGCTGCACCTTTGCTCATTCTCAGGAAGAACTGGAGAA GTATCGTAAGATGAATAAGCGTCTGGCAGCTCGCCTCCCTGGCTCTGGAGGGCTCATGCCAGATGAGGGCCTTCCTCTTGATGTAGCAGTGACCCGGAAGCCTTCACCCCTCACCAACGGCAGTGGTGGACCCTCTTTGCCCCAGCTCATTGCCCGCGGCACCGACACAGTCCCATATGAACTGTTGCGCAAACCCATGAAGATGGACGGAGGGAGTCCCAGTGCCCCAGGATCACCACCTGATCC CCTGGACCCTGTGCTGACCAAACCTGGTATGCCTTTGCCACCTCATGCCATGGCCCACCCAAGGATGCCAGTGGACCACCTCTCTGGGGTGAAGCACATGCCTGTGGTAGCCAGAGGTTCACCGGTGTACCCCCAGCCACAGCTCCCTGAGATGTGCTACGACACTCGCCCACCACCTTCTGCTTCTCAATATGAGCCCCCACAGTACCCCACAG GGTACCCGTACCAACAGCCACCACAGTACGTCCCTCGGGATTACATGCGTAACCCTCCTCCCCCCAGTGAGTCAGGACCACCTTACCAGGACCCCTACCCTGGCTACGGCCCTCCAGAGCGCTCCTACCAGGCCCCTCACTCTGGTCCACCTTTCTCTTACCCTCACCCTCCTCACCATGACCGAGGTCGCCACGGGACCTACACTGGCCCACCACCTCCCCCACAGCCTTACCCATCACAGAGGGATGGCCTGGTCAGAATGAGTCCCGCACCTCTGGATATTCCCCCACAGTCAGCAGGACAGGCTAACTCGCTTTACCACCAGGAGCCCAGTACACGTGATAGATACCCACCAGATGGCTACTACACACCCAGTGCCCAGCCTCCACCCATGAGGGCTTACGTCAGG gGGCCATCATATAGTGGTTCACAGCCCAGCCTGGACTACCTGCACCGACGTCGACAGGAGCTGTTATCCCAGCTGGAGGAAAGGAAGGTCATCTCCCCTCCTCCATTCGCCGCCTCCCCCACTCTGCCTCATCCCTTCCCCAGCGACTACCCCCCAGAG TATGGCGAGGAGAGCTCCAAAACCATGGTGAAATGCAGAGAGCCTGACTATGCAGGGCAGTACTCTCCCTGGTCTTGTGAGACCATCGGCTCCTACATTGGCACAAAGGACGCCAAACCCAAAGACGTTATGGTGCCTGGTACCATGGACATGATG AACGCAGAGGCTAAGGGTCTGAGGGAACCGTCTCTGGAGGCTCCTCGGAGGGGTGCAGAAGTCAAAGACGATGACCCCATTATCCCTTTTGGCCCCCAGCCCACTGTGTCGCGCTTCGGGGCCATCTCCCGCACCTCAAAGACGGGCTACCAGACCACAGGCCCTGTGCAGGCTATGGCATCCACTCCCCAGAACCCAAGCTCTAAACATATGGCCATGCCAG AATACACATATGGAAGCCATGTAGGATGGGGTGGAGCTTCATACCCCTCCCACCCAACTGCCGCCTCCACTCAGGGACACTTCAGTGAGCG CCTGCCtatggcagagagagagcagttAAAGATTGAGCTGCAGCAGGTCAACCAGCAGATCAACCAACAGACCCAGATGCGAAGCATGGAG GCTGCCAGTAACTCTTTGCTGCTGCAGCGGGAGGCCAGTGCATTGGCGGGCCAGCCTGTGCAGCCCAGCCAGGGCCAAGCAGCAGcggctcagcagcagcagtcacaacagcagcagcagcaacagcccaagtggccagcagggggagcgAGTTCAACAGCTGTCTCCAGTGAACAGCTAAGCCTGGAGCTCCaccaggtggagagagagatCGGCAAGAGGACCCGAGAGATGGCTTTG